Proteins encoded within one genomic window of Calonectris borealis chromosome 1, bCalBor7.hap1.2, whole genome shotgun sequence:
- the LOC142079664 gene encoding disintegrin and metalloproteinase domain-containing protein 9-like, giving the protein MECPHRAGLAWRDRGMGTGRCPSPRAAWVMAVILLLCPGFVEASRIVYSEVTVPRLLEATDGTFTESDMSYLITAEGKHHIVHLKQAKNLIAKDIPVFTYSPEGYLITEFPYIQDDCYYEGFVEGFPGSVVVLSTCFGVSGVLQIGDLRYEIEPMEGSSTFQHLIYRKTLEGGSGQLCQVPEEHKDHLPEDRDLANGNHKIKVRSPHPLTLPTRYLELALVTNTELFKVNKYNKTLMLHLFISISNLLNTVYKPMNLQIVISAVEMWTRTDQVTPAHSLAQTLEFFAMWCQRDALGRINYDHIQLLLGQHYKELGFAWKGTTCQTNSMGVVAFPGHDTISDVMTLAHEIGHSLGFSHDDAKQFHDKFCDCNCTRRGCIMQTSPGSCLAFSNCTMGEYYNEVIRKNLPCLLNIPSLRPLLPELCGNGVLEKGEECDCGSDKACLQEGCCISSSCLLAPGASCYRGECCHKCQFQPAGKICRRNRSICDLPEYCSGSSGTCPMDVFKQDGTPCGDNDLCYNGHCPSHEAQCKALFGKAARRAPLSCFRRVNVQGDRSGNCGWNGTHYTKCLEQNVLCGRVQCTNIQRVPVLQDGETVVQTIMDDQLCWGLAFRLPSVAPDKGSVKDGTSCGRNKICINRTCVSAAFLNNDCREKTCSGKGVCNNKKNCHCDFGWGPPDCKLEGFGGSVDSGPPPSFKKLRAARNIAKNAGIFLIFFVWTILMYKRVAIAQWIRRAFLRVHGAVLATKILLLQRQPAE; this is encoded by the exons ATGGAGTGTCCCCATAGGGCTGGCCTGGcctggagggacagagggatggggacggggcgCTGCCCATCCCCAAGGGCTGCGTGGGTCATGGCAGTGATCCTGCTCCTCTGCCCAG GTTTTGTTGAAGCATCGAGAATCGTCTACTCCGAAGTAACAGTGCCCAGGCTGCTGGAGGCAACGGATGGGACCTTCACAGAG AGCGACATGTCCTATTTAATAACGGCAGAAGGAAAACACCACATCGTCCATCTGAAGCAGGCAAA gaaTTTGATAGCCAAGGACATCCCAGTTTTCACGTACAGTCCGGAGGGATACCTGATAACCGAGTTTCCATATATTCAG GACGACTGCTACTACGAGGGGTTTGTGGAAGGCTTCCCGGGATCCGTCGTCGTCCTCAGCACGTGCTTTGGGGTCAG CGGAGTTCTGCAAATTGGAGATCTGAGGTATGAAATCGAGCCCATGGAGGGCTCCTCGACGTTTCAACACCTCATTTACCGAAAGACATTGGAAGGTGGCTCAGGTCAGCTGTGCCAAGTGCCCGAAGAGCACAAGGACCATCTGCCCGAAGACAGAGACCTTGCGAACGGGAATCACAAAATCAAAGTAAGGAGTCCCCATCCGCTC ACCCTGCCCACCAGATACTTGGAGCTGGCTCTGGTCACAAACACAGAGCTG tttaaagttAACAAGTACAACAAAACCCTGATGCTGCATCTGTTCATTTCCATAAGCAACCTCCTGAACACG GTCTACAAGCCTATGAACCTGCAGATCGTCATCAGCGCGGTGGAGATGTGGACCAGGACGGACCAGGTGACGCCCGCCCACAGCCTGGCCCAGACGCTGGAGTTTTTTGCCATGTGGTGTCAGAGGGATGCTCTCGGTCGCATTAATTACGACCATATCCAGTTACTGCT TGGCCAGCACTACAAGGAACTGGGATTTGCCTGGAAGGGGACAACGTGCCAGACAAACTCCATGGGTGTCGTCGCG TTCCCTGGCCATGACACCATCAGCGACGTGATGACGCTCGCCCATGAGATAGGCCACAGCTTAGGCTTCAGCCACGACGACGCGAAACAATTTCATGACAAATTCTGCGATTGCAACTGCACCCGCAGAGGATGCATCATGCAAACATCCCCGGG atctTGCTTGGCATTCAGTAACTGCACTATGGGAGAATATTACAATGAAGTAATAAGAAAAAATCTACCTTGCCTACTCAACATACCATCTTTAAGGCCACTTCTTCCTGAACTCTGCGGCAACGGTGTCTTGGAAAAAGGGGAAGAATGTGACTGTGGCAGTGACAAG GCATGCctccaagaaggatgctgcatctcctccagctgcttgCTCGCACCGGGGGCTTCTTGTTACAGAGGTGAATGCTGTCACAAATGTCAG tttcagcCAGCAGGAAAAATCTGCAGACGAAACAGAAGCATATGTGATCTCCCAGAGTACTGCAGCGGCTCTTCAGGGACCTGCCCCATGGATGTATTTAAGCAAGACGGAACCCCATGTGGTGACAACGACCTCTGCTACAATGGGCACTGCCCCAGCCACGAGGCACAATGCAAAGCTTTATTTGGCAAAG ccgcccgccgagccccgctGAGCTGCTTCAGGCGAGTGAACGTTCAAGGCGACCGGAGCGGGAACTGTGGCTGGAACGGGACGCACTACACTAAATGCCTGGAACa GAACGTCCTGTGTGGGAGAGTGCAGTGTACAAACATTCAAAGAGTACCGGTCCTGCAAGACGGCGAGACCGTGGTTCAGACTATCATGGATGATCAGCTCTGCTGGGGACTCGCGTTTCGCCTGCCTTCAGTCGCCCCTGACAAGGGATCAGTGAAAGACGGCACGTCATGCGGCAGGAACAAG ATATGTATAAACAGGACATGTGTCAGCGCAGCTTTTCTCAACAATGATTGTAGGGAGAAAACATGCAGTGGCAAAGGG GTGTGCAACAATAAGAAAAATTGTCACTGCGATTTTGGATGGGGCCCTCCGGACTGCAAGCTGGAAGGATTTGGAGGGAGTGTTGACAGTGGACCACCTCCTTCTTTTAAGA AGCTGAGAGCTGCAAGGAATATTGCAAAAAATGCTGGAATATTCTTAATCTTCTTTGTTTGGACCATTTTAATGTACAAGAGGGTTGCCATTGCTCAGTGGATCCGAAG GGCCTTCCTGCGAGTTCACGGTGCAGTGCTGGCCACCAAGATCCTCTTGCTTCAAAGACAACCTGCAGAGTAA